gtgggtgggtgtgcgtgtgggtgggtgtgcgtgtgggtgggtgtgcgtgtgggtgggtgtgcgtgtgggtgtgtgtgcgtgtgggtgtgtgtgcgtgtgggtgtgtgtgcgtgtgggtgggtgtgcgtgtgggtgggtgtgcgtgtgggtgtgtgtgcgtgtgggtgtgtgtgcgtgtgtgtgtgtgtgcgtgtgtgtgtgtgtgcgtgtgggtgtgtgtgcatgtgggtgtgtgtgcgtgtgggtgtgtgtgcgtgtgggtgtgtgtgcgtgtgggtgtgtgtgcgtgtgggtgtgtgtgcgtgtgggtgtgtgtgcgtgtgggtgtgtgtgcgtgtgggtgtgtgcgcgtgtgggtgtgtgtgcgtgtgggtgtgtgtgcgtgtgggtgtgtgtgcgtgagggtgtgtgcgtgtgtgggtgtgtgtgcgtgtaggtgtgtgcgtgtgcgtgtgggtgtgtgcgtgtgtgtgtgtgtgtgcgcgcgtgtgcgtgtccgtccaACCGCAATTTTGACTGTCTAGCTGAATGCTTCAAAGGCATCTTCACTTCTCTCCAAGCAGCTTTAAAAAGAATTACCAATACCAAATCGACTTTTTATCTGTCAACCAATATTGAGCTCGAGAGCATATGAAAGCGAGGTCCAAGCCGCTTGGAGGCTTTAGAAGATATCTCCGAAGCACGAGCGCCACCAGCCAGCCAGCAAGGTCGTACTGACTGCCCAGGTCGTGGGAGTCGTCGTGCTTTCATCCCTCTgcgccctttcccccctttcgcaTCACAGCTCAGACAAACCGATGTGCAAGGAGGCTACACTTCTCAGCTTTTGGGTTTCGTGTTTTCGTTTTGGGAGACTGCGAATGTCAGGGTGGTTCTGAAAAGTTCTTACGATTTTTTTTGTCTACTGCATGCAGATATTAAAACATCACATTTAGATCATGTTATTCTCTCGTGGCGTCTGCAAGGCCCAAAGAGGTGTGAAAACTGGAGGAAGGGGGCGTGTTAACAGCAGGTAAATACTGACATTACGCGATGTGGCCGCACAATCGGGTCTTTCAGCTGAGTGAGTGGCACTGTTCGCCGATGGCTTTTCGCGCTTCGTGGGCGTGCGTTACGATACAGCGGTGCAATTGAGTTTTGGAAAGTGTTCatttttagtttctttctctgATGACGTGGTGGCACGAAGCATTGGGcgtgaggaaatgagaaagagagagagagagagacagcgacgtTGCTGGGTGGGCTGGTGCCAAGGGTTGCGGGCCAGACAGAACCCTACCCATGAGGGGCGTCGCCACTTGGCTCTCACACTTAGGCGAGGCCCGGTGTTCCTGGTAGtagtaggaagagtaggagtaggagggctCAAGGTCCACCTTGTAAGTTGGATCCATGGTGCAGATACCAATCAAGGGCATCTGGAAAGGCGGATGCTTGAGAACAAGACTCAAGAGTTCAAAAGCTGAAGATTaacaaaggaaagggggaaaggacacGGGAGTTTTCTGAAAGAAtgctaagaaaaaaagagaggttgATTAATGCAAGGTTATCATCTAGGCCGTGAGCGAGGACAAAAAACGAGACGTGAGGGTCAGAGAACATCTCGGGAGACGAGGACGAAGGGCACGAAGAAGCGACCAGGTGGACTTGGTCGCCTCTCAACACAACACACGGAGACACTACATTCTAGGAGGGACAAACGGTCACTCCGAGGGCGGACAACTCTAAAAGTATATGACTCAGAGGAATAGGGTATTCAAAACATATCACGTtaataaaagaagtaatattGAGAAGGCTGAGTTCAGTTAGAGCAAGCTTTCTATATCTTGATTAGGACTGAAGTTAGTGACCGGATTTCACCATGCCAACATGCACAAGGAAGTTAAGGATTGTACTGAATATCATTTGAACTTCAGACACAATGAAGAAGAGATTAGTATGTAAAGTAAACATATTTAAGACATGCTCCCATTTTGTCTGTCTTCTCATGCAACTTTTAGTTTAGGACATCGATTTTTTTCATGTAAGTATAAACTAAACCACCCTCTTTTAGTAATATCTAAAACACCTCACATGCTCTATACTTTGGGTTAGAAAATTTAAGAGGTTAGCTTTGTACATATCAAACAGCAATAATGAGAATATATTTTAAAAGTCCACTTGCCTGCTCTATGCATTTCAAGGGGGGGTGTTATTTTCTACTCCAGTTAGTTGTATTTCTTAAGAGTGATTTCAAAGCCGATCAAACATACtaccatacatacaaacttacattacCGAAGACTCACACACCCGCGCATTACAACCATCCACTCCCGCAcacccaaaccaacctaaccaacacccacctacccacacatacccaaaacCTACACGCCCACCCATGCCCACAAAACTCCCCCTCACTGTACTCACCAATAGCACCAGGACGGCCAGCACGACGAAGAGGACGGCATACCAGTGTTTGACAATCCACCGCTGGAGGTTCGCTAAGGACTCGTCGCTTAGCAAGAGCTTCCGAAGCGTTGCCAAGGGCCCTGAGGGATCCAcctgggagaaggaagggattttgttttgttatacgtGTCTTCTTTATGTTATTTTCGACTAATCTATACCTTTACATCAGTTTTTAAATTATGGAAAATTCACAGTACGGCGACGTTTTAAACCGTACTATACCTCAATCTCACTTCCAAAAAGAACTAATCAATCCTGATTCAAATCGGattatcattaaaacaaaaacacgaaaagcGAGCAAGTGTCATCCtcaaaacaagaaaatgacacacgcacacacagacgaacgCACCTCTCGACATTTCTTGAAGACGTCGCAGTAGCCCTTGTAGTCGTTGCAAGGAGTGCCCGCCTTAGCGTACATGTCGGGGATGTCGTACGGAGGCACATTCCACTCGAAGGAAGACCTGGCAAGAATCACAACAAATCAGTGAAATGCAGAAGTAGGAGAGGTATATGAGGGCCAGCAATGGATACTCAAAATGGTGACATTATTATCTCTCTTGGGAcagctaatactattactattatttccactGCTGCGACAAGAATCAGTACACCACTTTTACTAatactgcttctgctactactacagcaaatactgctgctgctacaactTTAACTAATGCTGAGACTACTAAATGTAAAATTAATGTATAAAGTAGCATGTCCAAAGAAAAAGCTGAAgtggcaaaataaaataaatgaaacataaaCACTTTGAAACAAGTCAACAAAATTCCATCAAAAAGAGTAAcacaatgagagacagacagccttCAAAGAGATTTTTAAAATCTACAGCGACAAGAAAAGCAGTCACTCACAGGCATTGTTGGTTCTCCCCGGGAAGCTTGCAACAGAGCTCGCAAGACTTGGTGATTAGATCTCCGTGATTCCTCTTGCACTGGCAGGACTCCAGCCCGTAAGCCAGGCAGATGGAACCCGTGCATTCCCCCTTGTAGCACACGAACTCTTCGTTGCAGATCGTCTGTGGAAAAAGGGGTGTGGACCGTCACTTTACTCTATTTATATGTGGTGGTGTACGTAAAAACAAATTGTTAGAATGATCCCTTGGAGTAACAGGCTGATACatctaacaataaaaatgaaaggcATTCACATATCCCTCCGAGACTACCTTATTAGGCTTGTTGGTGGAGGGCGGGCACTGCGGGACACGGCCGTTGCAGTAGGACGAGTCGCGGCAACCGTTGTCGTCTCGGCACTTGTCGCCCTTCTTCAGGTGGCAGTTCTGTGTGCAGCACGGACCCTGAGGAGAAGCACGCGGGGTCAAGAAATGCATATTTGCATGGGGTATTCTTACGTTCAATGAGCGCTTTCGTTTCGTGCCGGGATCCGACTTGGTAGGAAAAATCCTGGCAATTTATTTACTAAGCTAATGCCCTTTACTACCTACAGGCTTGTGATATTACAATAGttaaataataaaactattacGGTAAACACTACGACAACCACCTGCGAGGGCGAGCAGATCTTGTTGGGCCTGAGGGTGCACggcgtctcccccttccccggaCTGGACTTCATCGGGAAGCAGCACGCCTCCTCGCAGTCCTCCTCCCAGCCGCAGTcgcactcctcccccttctccaccaccccgtTGCCGCAGATGGCCGCTTGAGGCGCTGTGAAGCAGCCCTTGACGTCGCGCGCCTTCGAGTTGAGGACGCTGTTGATCTGCTGCAGCGAGCACGGCGAGAActtattgttgtttcttttgtctCCTGAAGTCGCtctgaaaaaagagaaggagaataagcgaCCATTCACATCGTTACTACAGCAGCGTGACATAAACAAATCCACACATCTCATATATTTCTACTAAagaacttttcctcctcctcgcagcCAGTCCGTCCCATGACGACATCCCGTCCCCTtgcctctatctccttctccctctccccgcggTGCCTTACCTGGCGAACATGATGTAGTTCCCGTCCTCGCCGCCAGGGGTGCATCGCTTGTTGGACTCGGGGTCGTGCGGACTGCCGAAGTTGTGGCCGATCTCGTGCGCCAGAGTCACGTGGCTCACCGCCGGAGGCACGTGCTTGCCGTAGTTCAGGAGCGTCACGATGCCCGTGTTGAGGCTCTGCAAGCCAGTGGATGTTAGGACTTTTGTCTTGCCTTCCCTTTCCCAGAGTACTTAGTCTATCAAACCCATTTTAATACAAAAGTGCATCTGGCAAGTCTCACTAGTTAATCCAAAAGACAACAACGCTAAACCCACCTCCACtcgtaactctttctctcttaccctctctttcattctctgccccccttctctccctctctctctcgcacgaaCATACTCATCAACACACACTTCTTCGAGAAGGGAACGTGTTACCTTGAGACTTCCTCGGTAGTGGCCGTTCTTCTCGCACACTCCTCCGGCGTTCTTCAGGTCGCCGGTCCACGCCAAGCCCAGGGTTCCGCCTTCGAAGTCCCTGCCGTGAGTGAGGGAATATTTTCGGTTAAAATTGTCttagcattgccattattgtctaggtattatattcattatcactattattattattataatttgttaactttcttattatttatttattatttggttTATTATGTCTTAACCTAAAGTCAACCTAAAATAAgccgttataaaaaaaaaaaaaaaaaaaaaatacattaataaacatcACGGAAAACAAGTTAATGATAACAAGCAGAAGTGATGATATACAGAGCCTTGAAATATGTATATGCTCTTCCTCCttgaacccctccctcctcctgctccccctccctcaaccccacccctacTAATgatactctttcttctccttctccttcttcttcttctcctcctccccatccccttccccctcttccatctccttcccctcccaaccatcctcctcctcctccccttccccttcccatcctcctcctcctccccttccccttcccatcctcctcctcctccccttcccctccccatccccctccccgccccgcccctccccatccccctcccatcccctcccctcctcctcccgagtCTCACCTGTACGTAAACATGTAGGCGAGGCAGAAGGCGTCGTAGTCCTCCTCCGAGAAGAGCTCCAGGAACTTCTCGACGCCGTAGTTGCCCGGGAAGCGGTAGGTCGGGTCCTTCAGAGCCTCCGGCGTGTGGATCTTGATCCTTTTGATCATGAAGCCGATGTCGTCCGCCTTGTTGTCCAGGTCGAAGTCTGGGGAGgcagggtaatgataatgataatgatgatgatggtggtaattacaatgataatggtaataacaacagtaacaataacaaccaaaaataatagcaagaataataaagataatgaaaataacaataccgatactaataataagagcaatgacaACGAGGAGCAAAAGAACAACAACCATGACAACAGCAATGACATAACGCggctaaacattaaaaaaaagaaacagcatcAAGACTGACAccaacgcccccccccttcccatttcatTTGCGAAAGTGCACGGATCGCAATTTTTCCCACAGCTGACTCTCTCCCCTTGATGCTCCGGCTGACCCTCCTCTGCAACGGGACCCGCGACCTCTGACTGACAGCTGAACACGGCTGACAttggaaggcagagagaggagaggagaggaagggggaagaaggagagagagggagggggaggtggagggggggagagaaagggggaagaaggagagagagagagggagggggggaggagaggaaggggaaaggggaggagaaggagagagagggagagcgggagggagggaggaagggagagacgggggaaaagggagggagaagagggaagaaggggtggaagagggagaagaagagggagggagggaaagacggggaaggagagaaaaggaaggagaagaggagaaggagagggaaggggagaaggaaggagagtaagagacagagacggagagggaaggaaggaaggagggagggaggaaggaaaggtggaaggaagggcgggagggaggaagaaaaacagacagacagaaagacaaagtatCCACGTGAAACGTGATACATAAAAAGTCCAAATATCTATaaaatcaaggagagagagaaaaaaaaacattgtaaacaGCAACGCAAGAAACCTGCCAGCGCTCATGAGACTTTTCGCCGCAATATAATTAATTTTTGCGACGAAATCTTTCCATCTGCACAAAACAAATCTAATTTTGGAACAAACCCGACAAGGACGTGCATTAAAGCAATTCCCTTTAAATGATGTGATGCCTGTTagttttttcgtgttttaaaTTATGATCTTACTGCATGTCAATAGCTATTTTAAAAGTTTGTAAATAGGCCGGCACACTGTCACTTATACCATTAAACGTGATAAACTACAATATGCTTTTTCTCCTTTAATGAGACAAAGTTAAATCCAATGCAACCTATTTTTGGACTATAAATTCTTAACGAGCGAAACAGACTGCTAAGTACACGAGAACTGGAGTTTATTATTGATCGTCGTCaagtttgtttacttttatgtacatatgcgcacacgggtttacacacacacgaatgcctacacacatacaaaaaaaaagaaaagaaaagaaaaaaaaaaacgcaaacacatgctctctctctctctctctctgtgggcgtgtgtgtgtatacataactatgtatatctatatatttattcatatacttacacacacacacacacacacatacacagatacacacgtatatatatccatctatccatttatgtttgcatgtacgtatctatattGAGCGTGTTCTCTAATATGCCACCTACAGTAATCCACAAATAAAAGCTTGTGGCCTATTTCAGAATACAATTGACTGCTACATACAATTGTATAAGCGGCTATGGATTTTATTTTCCACAATCAAGATTATCCTATTCCAtgatacaaatagaaaaatatatatatccgcgTCCTATGTTATTTCTGTAATACGAAGGTACGGCCTACCATTTTTCATCCAGGTATATAAAACGCATATggttaaataacaaaaataactagaGCAATTATCAAGTCTCAGAATAAAACTGCTCTTATGAAAAAATAGTCTTTTAGGAAACCGAAAAAACCGCCAGAAATAAAAGCCACCACCGCCTACAACATCCGGGTCTTTGTGATGGCGAGTGGCGGGAAAAAAAGGCTCCGCCCACGAATTTCGCACACGGCCTTACAAGTGTGTATTATActagtctttatttttttcactctcttttactctttattctttccattctcctctctccctcctactgtccctctccgttcctctcattcttccttcacaATTCAGGTGATTGATAAAGACACTAACGTAATCAGTCTGATGTCCATTCAATCAACCAATcaagtttgtctgcctgtctatctgcctattcctctttatccatctcttgcTTCCGTCCTACCCACCTGTAACCGTGTAGATGCTGTTGACTCGCTGGACGTGGCGTGTGATGGCCTCGATGCAGGCTTCCTCGGACCCGATTTTCTCGTAGAAGAGGTGGTCCGCCTGCAGGTACAGCATGCACGTGGTCTTCTTCGGGTCGACGCCGGAGCTAAGGGGAGGCGGGAGGTTAGGGAGGTTTATCGTGCATttcttatcggtattatcattttatcgccTGGTTTAGCGATATTTGTGGTGTCTGTTGTGGATTCTTTTTATCtgtatcatcattttatcttctGGTTTAGCGATATTTGTGGTGTctgtcgtgtattttttttttatctgtattaccATTTCATCTCCTGGTTTAgcgatgtgtgtggtgtgttttgtattttttttttgtctgtatcatcattttatcttttGGTTTAGTAATATTTGTGATATAATTGTTTATGAAATTCAATAAGGAACTTTTGCTACTTCAGAAATGATTTGCTGGGTCAGCTTTAAGTAAGGAAGTGCAGTTACCTGcctaaaacagaaatgaaaatgaactcAGGTAAGGAATAAACTCCAATTCCACATTCATATTACATTAATTTCAATATAAAGATACGAGATACAGGGCTGTCATGTTCTAGCATATTTACATGTTGGATTGAACTACAATTTCGCCATTTGCATTGTGCACTGTGATTTAATGAATGTTAAACTGCTGCCACGTGTCCAAAAGTGGAAATGGAAAAATGGTCGTACACGCTGCGCATACATGTTTGACAGCTGGCCAACGTATACATGCTCTGGGACATGCAAAGGTCCAGGCTGGACCATGCATGCCTGTGTATaaacatgcaagcatacatacatacatgattacttacatatatgcatatatatgtgtgtgtgtgtgtgtgtgtgtgtgtgtgtgtgtgtgtgtgtgtgtgtgtgtgtgtgtgtgtgtgtgtgtgtgtgtgtgtgtgtgtgtgtgtgtgtgtgtgtgtgtgtgtgtgtgtgtgtgtgtgtgtgtgtgtgtgtgtgtgtgtgtgtgtgtgtgtgtgtgtgtatgtgtgtgtgtgtgtgtgtgtgtgtgtgtgtgtgtgtgtgtgtgtgtgtgtgtgtgtgtgtgtgtgtctatatatatatatatatatatatatatatatatatatatatatatatatatatacatatatatatatatatatatatacacatatatatatatatatatatatatatatatatatatatatatatatatatatatttacatacatatgtatatatatgcacacactctctctctgggtctgctTCTGCGTGTTTAATGAAGCACAGCGACCATTCCGGAGGCGGGGAAGCCGCCGCGCTCACCGTTTCTTCCTGGCGCTTCTTCTGGGCCAAGGGTGACCGAAGTCTGGAAGCTCTTGCGAAGCGCCGTCCGCCCTCCGTCGAGTGTCGTTCCACGCCCTCGGGAGCGCGTGGTCGTCCCTCCCGCCCGTGGGCTCGTACACCAGCTCGAAGTCCAGCTGGCGGCGGTCGTCGTGGGCGCGGTGGTCGTCGGCCTCCGAGGTGGACGAGGCGTTTGGGGTCGAcgctgaggagggggagggggagggggaaggggaagcttcgaggggaggaagggtggttgTGTGAGCACCGTCGGGGCCCGGGCTGCCCGCGGCCGCCCGGGAGAGTTTGAACTGACTTACAAAAGACGATTGCTTGTTATCAAAAGTAAATTTCTTTGTGGGTGAATCTCTATGACGGCTAGCTTGGCCTTGAGGCGCTGCGGGGGCGGGGGCGCggctcaggggggagggggaggcaggggaaggggcagaggaagagggggaggaggtagcagGTGCACTGGAGTAGCCGCGGTGGGTGTGGGGATCACTAGTGGAATCGTATAAACTTTTACTACTTGTCACAGCCTTATGTTTGGGATTCAAACCGTGCGGCTTGGGCGACGGAGCGGCGCCTCCCCCCCGGGCCGGCGCCGCACTGGACGAAATGGAAGAATGAGGCGAAGGCCTTGATGTCCCGAGAGTGTCTTGTGCAGGCAGCCTCTCTGGACCCGCGGGGGCACCCAGGGGGTCGCGGTGGGTCGGAGCCCCCCAGGGGGTGTGGACGCGGCCCCGGGAGTGCAGCTGCTGCGAGGCACACCGTGAGAGCGTCGGGTGGGCCACGTCCGACGCCTTGTACATCACCGAATGGAATTCCGGTTGGTCCAGGTACCTGCTGGCCGGCTCTAGGTAGTAGAGCTCGTTGGGCGTGGCCACGTGGCCGTCGAAGAGGCCCTCCTTCGTAACCACGCCTTGAACTTCCGCTAGGTCGTCGTCTGGGGAATCGGCACAAAAAAACCGTTAAAGTTGCCTACTTATTTACAGAACACTAAAAAGACGCACAATCCAAAAATCACCACAGAAATCTTTCACATttaaatgcacaaacaaacacacttacctTCCAGTCTCCCCGAGTATATTTTACCGACGTCGAAGTCGACAACGCCGTTTGAGGATTCGAACACAACATCCTCAGCGAAAATGGACGTATCGCGACGCAGCCGGAGTTTGAACAATCTGCAAGACAAACGGTCTCATATTAGTGACAATGAATTATGGCTCAGCAGTCTGCAATCCTGTGCAATTAGGAGCATCAATGGAGAcaaattaataattgtaatagttatAAATTACTGCATGAGTAATGAAAGGAGGTAAGATGATGGCACAAGGACGCCATAAAATTTAATAACGCTTGTAattacgattaaaaaaaaaaagatgacattatttttttccctaacGTCGAAGCTACGATATAATCTCCCTCAAAATTTATCTCtgtttcgtctcttcctcctcctcgtcttctcctttctcctcctattcctttcctcctcaatcCGGCCAAGATCTCATAGCAGGGAAATACCCAAAGAGGCTTAggtcttccttccttgcttccgcCAAGCTGCCTCTTCCACCACATGCTGACTCCTCCTGCCGCGTCTGCCACTTTCCTTCCATGGTtcggattaaaaaataaaaaataaaataaaatagaatacgataatatatatataaaaaaaaataatacgaagaaaaggggaaaaaagaaggaaatcggAACAAAGTGTAAATTGCTAttcgttgttcttttttcttcttcttttatttgctcTTAACGCAATAAAAGGTCGGAGAAATGCACGTAAAAAAACacacgaagagaaaataaataaagaataacgactaaatccccccccccccaccccaacagaTCATGCATCCCGGGGCCTTGCGCACGACGGCAAAACAGAGCACGAATGACGAGTAACCCGATATCTCGCCGTGCAAAATCGCAAAAGGGTCCGAAAAAGGCCTCTCATCTCTCTTGCAAGCGGGCGCGCCGGCGAGGACGAAAGAGCCGGGGATACCTAACACCAGCATGCAGCGCTACAGCATTACCTGCAATATCCCGCGGACAATAAAATCCTCCGCCAGAGAGTCCCTTTGCACCGCCATCCTTCCGGTTctaaaagagggagtgagacacGAGAGAGTCCGTGTCTGGTGTTTTTTTTAAGCACTTTATCAATGCTTGGAGAAGAGATTTttgtcgtccctctctctctctctctttctttcgcttttctgcTTTCTGGATTACGTTTTTcagatctatttttttctctatttgcaTTCGAAggtgttttctttgtatttcttttttaaagattttacTCACTTTTTGGGGACagttttcatcttttcctctgtCCTTGACCtcctatcgctttctctctctatcttcctcccttttctctctccatctctctctatcttcctcccttttctctctccatctctccctatcaccctccctttttctctctccatctctcttcatctgcctcccaatttctctctccatcttcctcccaatttctctctccatcttcctcctcccactttctctctctcccacgtttcTTTTACTTCAAGCTCGTTGCCTGAACACACacatttttccctcctctctgctgGAAACACTGGCTCGCTGGCTGTAAAATACTGAGCCAATACAGCGGCCGCCTCACTGACGTATCGGTAACTACGCCGAATGTATTTCGCGTTTCCACTCGGCATTCGCGAGCGCAGCCGAGCGCGTTTCCGGCGCTGTGCGGAGTAAACATTTGAATAAAGGCAATGCAATTAAGTCCGGCGAGTTTCGCGACACATTCGCAAA
The DNA window shown above is from Penaeus vannamei isolate JL-2024 chromosome 12, ASM4276789v1, whole genome shotgun sequence and carries:
- the Kul gene encoding uncharacterized protein Kul; the encoded protein is MCGPSSHGPGALGYPEWPTYLPAAHTQRRRSGREKRLVCVSCYKSESLAGEIPYLQRATCTRGGVVGLNHECGWTSTTSSTPAGPPAASAPAQTTTTLRRRASTATTKVFSLHLFLTTVLLFIANLQPTSAGLVLSEHILHYEPVFYDKEHLRTQHHRAKRDADHEVHLQFTAHNRLFKLRLRRDTSIFAEDVVFESSNGVVDFDVGKIYSGRLEDDDLAEVQGVVTKEGLFDGHVATPNELYYLEPASRYLDQPEFHSVMYKASDVAHPTLSRCASQQLHSRGRVHTPWGAPTHRDPLGAPAGPERLPAQDTLGTSRPSPHSSISSSAAPARGGGAAPSPKPHGLNPKHKAVTSSKSLYDSTSDPHTHRGYSSAPATSSPSSSAPSPASPSPLSRAPAPAAPQGQASRHRDSPTKKFTFDNKQSSFVSQFKLSRAAAGSPGPDGAHTTTLPPLEASPSPSPSPSSASTPNASSTSEADDHRAHDDRRQLDFELVYEPTGGRDDHALPRAWNDTRRRADGASQELPDFGHPWPRRSARKKRSGVDPKKTTCMLYLQADHLFYEKIGSEEACIEAITRHVQRVNSIYTVTDFDLDNKADDIGFMIKRIKIHTPEALKDPTYRFPGNYGVEKFLELFSEEDYDAFCLAYMFTYRDFEGGTLGLAWTGDLKNAGGVCEKNGHYRGSLKSLNTGIVTLLNYGKHVPPAVSHVTLAHEIGHNFGSPHDPESNKRCTPGGEDGNYIMFARATSGDKRNNNKFSPCSLQQINSVLNSKARDVKGCFTAPQAAICGNGVVEKGEECDCGWEEDCEEACCFPMKSSPGKGETPCTLRPNKICSPSQGPCCTQNCHLKKGDKCRDDNGCRDSSYCNGRVPQCPPSTNKPNKTICNEEFVCYKGECTGSICLAYGLESCQCKRNHGDLITKSCELCCKLPGENQQCLSSFEWNVPPYDIPDMYAKAGTPCNDYKGYCDVFKKCREVDPSGPLATLRKLLLSDESLANLQRWIVKHWYAVLFVVLAVLVLLVATVKVFGKTPEKMKLKKMTVMHKNSGTTHYTMNANGATSNGATANGTTANGTTANGTADSSANHVHVHPTVVRANLPFKRKVNEVRRAATKAKRAAKSQLSRPGKKPSRRADGAVTSPTESEKSGPGAKEGATSESRVKDRLSSRFSIISFKTFRPRSLSPDKHKSKSPDKRKSKSSNDKKSKSKSSKNHHRSRSPDKKHRSNGHGAESPDKNRRSRSPNKRASLEDERRRSRNHSVSPDKIRRSSSPDKNQKYKARSPDKHRKMSEGNWLINKFLADEEKTAKPVVNGSLMGSLNGSLSSVNAILGPTSSPQMGPVRNGSMRGLLTSDSNRASPLRGFVNEAFISSPRGARTHSSLRVTKSVSPEGLDFDLGPSKYRRSISMEAYNRPPVSPDKRKRSVLDEGLSPDKRRRFSSPEKSQKPNSPSKERRFTCPEKNQNRRNLEIERRRSSVSPLSSKTNSYSSVPERLREKLSLITASPSGSVASILPATEHADTVSLHSTHSSHSNRCQPKDWV